Proteins encoded by one window of Blautia argi:
- the lepB gene encoding signal peptidase I gives MSKPFKGKSLWKELWEYVKMILFVVIVVLIVDNFLLINAVIPSESMEETIMTGDRIFGNRLAYLFEEPERFDIVIFKYPDDESQRFIKRVIGLPGETVEIREGKVYIDGSETPLDDSFTPETPVGDYGPYTVPEGCYFMLGDNRNNSKDSRMWDNPYVKKEKILGKAVLRYFPGIEVLK, from the coding sequence ATGAGTAAACCATTTAAGGGAAAATCCCTGTGGAAGGAACTGTGGGAGTATGTGAAAATGATTCTTTTTGTTGTCATTGTGGTTTTAATCGTAGATAATTTCCTGTTGATTAATGCAGTGATTCCTTCAGAATCTATGGAAGAAACCATTATGACAGGGGATCGGATATTCGGAAACCGTCTGGCTTATCTGTTTGAGGAACCGGAGCGATTTGACATTGTAATTTTTAAATATCCGGACGATGAAAGCCAGAGATTTATTAAAAGAGTCATTGGACTTCCCGGAGAAACTGTGGAAATCCGTGAAGGAAAAGTGTATATTGACGGCTCGGAAACTCCTCTTGATGACAGTTTTACCCCGGAAACACCGGTGGGAGATTATGGTCCTTACACCGTGCCGGAAGGGTGTTATTTTATGTTAGGGGATAACCGGAATAATTCCAAGGATTCCCGTATGTGGGACAATCCCTATGTGAAAAAAGAAAAAATACTGGGAAAAGCAGTGCTTCGGTATTTTCCGGGTATTGAGGTTCTCAAGTAG